TTTTTATCAGATTTGAATTGTCCCTTATCCTTGTTTTCAATTAAAGCCCCAGCTTCCAGCAGCCTCCTCACGATCTCCACATTCCCCTGGGAGCATGTTGTGTGGAAAGCTGTGCAGTTGAACTCCAAAAGAAAGAGAAAACGTGTGATGATCATCTCTACAGGAGTCAGAAACACTGAACAGTCTGAATGAAGTATGGGGTTTGTTTCAGCACTCACATTATCACACGCATTTGGGTCCACACACCTGGCAAGATAACTCTCAACCACTGGTAATTTGAAGTCAACTACTGCTTTCAGAAAATCATCTTCATCCACATAATAAAGTTGggagaatgaccttcccattgaggtcagaactgccgactccctgaccaccttcaagcgcagattgAAGACTcatctcttcaggctgcacctctctccTGCTTCCTTGCCCACTGTATAACTGCGtttcggtcttgaccaacccaggctgtgtatggtctagtctggggttagctgttttgagttctctatttagttatactttatatggttggtttgtttccttggctgtttgagtattgggatttcaacagaatattacactaggtattgctgtcacttgttcattgGGCACTAGaattttcttgtctagaagttcagcactttgtgtccctgacttttgcactcattgtacgttgctctggataaaagcaaaagccaaatgccatgtaatgtaatgtaatgtaatcaggCTGTGGGAATAATAATCAAACTTATTGAAGGTTTTACTATGATCAATTGCAATTAAGAACTTATAGATGTACGATATGCTCTCACCTTTATCTCAAGCACTGGCTGCTGTTTGTGCTCAGAGATCTTCCTCACTTTCTGCCTCACATCCAAAATCTTCTGGAAGTCATGGTTTCGTTGGTTAActttgtttgactgcaaaagctaGCAGTTTAATTTTAATAACAGATTTTCCCTTTACTATATATGACAGGTGATTGGTGCCCTGATTAGTTTATACTTTATGCTTGCAaagcttcttcttctcttcttcttcttcttccaagcTCAATAACTCAAGTACCACTTAATGTAGAAAATTCATTCAATCTTTGTTGCATACAGTAGGTCTTGTAAATAGCACAGCAGCAAagacttttcattttgatattccacccacatccttcttttttttttaaatatctatatctgTCAATTTTCCCCAGAGACTTTGAAATGGACATTTTCCAAACTACTCCCATATAGTCAATTTGTTAAAATAATGCCTCCAAATTTATTACACATGTTTTgggcaagggcggcacggtggtgtagtggttagcgctgtcgcctcacagcaagaaggtctaggttcgagccccatggccggtgagggcctttctgtgtggagtttgcatgttctccacatgggtttcctgtgggtgctctggttttccccacagtccaaagacatgcaggttaggttaactggtgactctaaattgaccgtgagtgtgaatgtgagtgtgaatggttgtctgtgtctatgtgtcagccctgtgatgacctggcagcttgtccagggtgtaccccacctttcgcccgtagtcagctgggataggctccaggttgcctgcgaccctgtagaacaggataaagcagctagagataatgagatgttttggGCAATACTATTAAGCACTCTACCTCTTATCATACCTCTTGCACTCCTCCTTTCTGTTTCTTTCATCTCTTACTTTTCCTGCCATTGGCTTCAGTTCATTTTTCAAAGCCGAACTGCTCCTAGAGATTAAAAGCTAGAACCATCAGCGTTGGTAAATGTCATTATTGTaccttaaataaatactgcataaccttttttcttctcctctttctttctttctttctttctttctttctttctttctttctttctttctttctttccttctctcaTCCCTCCATCCTCCCATTAGAAACCATTGATTTTACTGCTCCTACATCTTTTAAAGTAAAGTCACAAAACTTTGCAAATGGATTCAGCTACAAAAGTACAGGACTTAACTGCTTTTCATACTAATGACACTCATTTATCTCACCCTTCTATTCTTCCATTCATCCCTCCATCCTTCCATATCCCACTGATTTTACTACTCCTTCAACTTTTAAGGCTGAACTGCTAAAAAGCGTATGTACCGTAGGTTCAACTTCTGAAATAAAACACGCTCTCTCACGCTGTCTATCCAGCTTCATTTCTTTATTTCTGTCTATCTTAATGTCTTCATCAAATTCACCATTTCTTTCTTAATTTATTTGTTTCTAAACTCTGTATATCCCCTCTCTTTTTCatccactctatctatctatctatctatctatctatctatctatctatctatctatctatctatctatctatctatctatctatctatctatctgctttTTGTTTTGCAAGCACTAGTATTTCTTTCAGAAAATGCAAATCtagttttaaatcaatatttcaaATGGATTTTGATGTTTCAACATACCTTTGCGATTTCATAGTCACTGTCAAGCTTACTGTTGATCCTCAACTCATCTTTTCTCTCTTGACAGATGGATTTCTCATATTCACCTGCCTGATATTCCTGTTTTAAAGTGTCAGCTCGTTCATTGCCAGCaaccttaaaaataaaaaaaaacacaacaccttGAAATTGGATCTGTTCAGATCTGTATCATTTTTAAAGTACATAAATTTAGGCAGTGGAGATTACTGTTTCAATAAATTAAAGTATAAGTGCTTTAATTATTTCATGAAGCTTCAAGTCAGATAAATGTGCAGTCAAGCTAAAATATAATACATTTAAAATCACAGCAGCTGTTCAGTCAATTGAatttttgatgcatttttttttggagGCTGCTTGGACTGCAGGATTTAAGAAGCTTTAGTCAAGAATATTTCAGCATGTTAGTGAGCATGTTAATCAGTAACATAAAATGTCTACATGGTTAAAAAAAGTGAAGGGATGATAAAATTGGTTGTTTTAGTAGCTTTGGTTGCTTCAGGAGTGATAAATAGCACTGATGCTGCTATATCTTGAACATGTGACGTTCCCATGTGTATTGTCTAGTGAGAATGTAAGTTCAGTAAACTACTGATTGCCCCTCAGCCACACAAGCTGTGGTATGTGTGTCCAATCATGGAACCACATGTATACAGTATATGAATTCGGTCCTGCCTTTCCGTACTGGCTATATCTGCTGACGTGGATACATAAAACAATGTCTGTCATGTTTTGAAGCGTGTCGATGATAATTAATAACCCCCTAAGAAGTAAGATGCCTCAACTGTGTCATGTGTGT
Above is a genomic segment from Neoarius graeffei isolate fNeoGra1 chromosome 14, fNeoGra1.pri, whole genome shotgun sequence containing:
- the ankrd1b gene encoding LOW QUALITY PROTEIN: ankyrin repeat domain-containing protein 1b (The sequence of the model RefSeq protein was modified relative to this genomic sequence to represent the inferred CDS: deleted 1 base in 1 codon; substituted 1 base at 1 genomic stop codon) is translated as MLISILEMKDGAVQVAGNERADTLKQEYQAGEYEKSICQERKDELRINSKLDSDYEIAKSNKVNQRNHDFQKILDVRQKVRKISEHKQQPVLEIKVRDYVDEDDFLKAVVDFKLPVVESYLARCVDPNACDNFNCTAFHTTCSQGNVEIVRRLLEAGALIENKDKGQFKSDKKXLAVHWACRGGSLPVLKLLLNHKDKCLALHTKDKLQSTPSHVAVRTGHWSAIWFKMHTVPSTDIWEGKSPMDYVLKWQTGAKTILDNYKHNKTHKTSKK